DNA from Tachysurus fulvidraco isolate hzauxx_2018 chromosome 16, HZAU_PFXX_2.0, whole genome shotgun sequence:
ATCAGATGATGAAATAgttatgaagaaagaaagaaaagaagctcACATGTTTTCACAGCTGTGTAATGCCTTTGTGTTAGGACATTTTCAAGCTCAGACACATTAACCTTTACATCTGCATTAATaacagtgtgtggtttttttgcCTCCTCTTCTACCAGGTAAAGCGGACCGTAAAGGAGCAGGTAAAGGAGAGAAGTCACTGAATGACTCCGCAGTGGAGTACGCCAAGTCCAACAGGAGCACCTGCAAAGGCTGTGATCAGAAAATAGAGAAGGTACAAGATAAAGTTATTAAAGAGTGTACTAATAATatctagaatgtacatttcctgaagaaaatgtgcatggtgcttgcacgtggcaaatctcggcactcggttgctagggtgaaattttaggaatttccaattcaagtctatgggacttttttggccgctttttcgtccgctgtgcgaacatcgttggtcggatcgcttataaaagtcatagcacacctctcgtcgatgagccggtcgatttgacacctcattcatgggtctgcgggacaagttacgtgccggaTTTTTGTCCAGAAGAAAAATATCtcagtatgcaagataacaagaatgcTGCTTTGCAAGGaccattaaataataatatgctaGCTAATATTGCAGATTCCTTGCATGTCAATGCACAAACTGTATCCCTGGAGAATGTAGTGTGTTTCAAATTATTTACACCTTTTTACACCTGggcacttcatgtgttgtctctgatccgatagctatctgattttttgaaactgttccatttacattaggccacataaacgcgtctcggcaaATCGGACATCGagccgatctttctgctcccgcccaaaatgctaatgtAATTGAAATGAAACACACTTTGGGgtgtgcggttttcagaacgcaatcaaaaagaagacgaataaactggttacgacggttatgctgcAAAAAGCAGCATTTACTgcttgctgcgttttcgctggcggcagcagcgcgttttaagacccgacgagacgcctgggtgaaagatcacctgcgagtgacgtacttccgtttgggaggagtatgtggcttgaacaaccacatacatttacacctgtccagtttcatctgaaacgcgtcccagaccaccacctgaaggggtttgtaccataaGTAATATCTATTTCCTACATGAACAGTGAGAGAGGTTGTTCGTTCTTTGTAATGTCTTCTGATGGTGCTCCGTGTATACACCGACAGAATTCGGATGGCGGTTTATTTCCCGAGTTGATTTTTTCCAGCAGATCTCATCACCCTGAAGCTCGCTTATCTTGGTCATTTTGAAATGTCTTCACTCTACATGTGGAAGGACTGTATTTATCTACAGAGATCTCACAGTGTCAGTAGTGGGTGTGGAATAAGTGAGAATGGAAAATCTTAGATTCATTTGATGGCCCATTAACAACTCATCAAGCTTAATTGTAGTATTCAGGTCAACGAACCTTGCCAATCCTCAACTAAAACAACCTCCACTTGTAAAAAAGAAATCCGTAcgcatttttttattgtacctGTAACGAGTAATGGTATAGCCCACATCTCCATTCGAataacttattatttttttgctggtTTACAGGCTTCGCTGATCCATCACCGAAGCCCTGCTGTCAGCAACTCAGAACAGCTTTCAGGCTTGACACGAAGGCTTGTGGATTTGGAGGCAAAAGTTGGTTTGTTGGAGGCACGTTTGAATGAGCGGTCTCATCCGCCGACCGCTGATAAATCTACGGCTACAGACAGTCCGGTCGATGTTCTTCCGACTCCGGTGAAACCTCGAACCGAATGTCAACAGGCGACCCATATCCATCCGTCTGGTCATGGGGAATTTAGCTTAACCAATGGACATTTGGACATTGACAGTCTCAGTTTCCCATCGGCCGTTTCTACACCGTGTATTGACCGCACTCGTCCTGCAGATATAACTGTGGACTCATTTGACCGCACTCGTCCTGCAAATATAATTAAGGACACACCTGACCGCACTCGTCCTGCAGATATAATTGTGGACACACCTGACCGCACTCGTCCTGCGGATATAATTGTGGACTCACCTGACCGCAATCGTCCTGCAGATATAATTGAGGACTCAGTTGACCGCACTGGTCCTGCAGATATAACGGAGGACTCCGCATACTTGCTTGCTTGCTATTCACCTGTTCTAGAAATGTACAACAGATCACAGCAATCTCCCTCAGCAATGTCATCATTTTGTTTGAGGCTGCCTGAAACACCAAAAAAGTCTGTTCGAAGGTCTCTCATGGGAGTAATTCTAGATGATGTGACTTTAAATCACGTGTCCCTGGAGGTCGAGAAACAACTTTATGTGGATGCAACAGGATCAGACGGTACACCTAGAGCAGATCGTTTTGCTGCTAGTTTGTTTAAAAGGTTGATTCCCCTAACAGTTTATCATGACTGGGTAGGTTCTGTGAACTATGAtgggaaaaggggaaaaaacgcTCTGCCAAGGAATGTACGTCAAGCCATTTCCGACGCCATTGCTAGGAAATTCCATCCCGCCTCGTGTGACTGGAAGCTCATTAGAGACAGAATTAACGAGCTTCTCAGAAAGAAGCGATtaagttttcctcttttttaaaatgctgtaaatatctTTTTTAACTTGTATGATACAACGTTGAAACAAATGGCGAATGGTAAACGGTTGGAAAGGAtcaataaaagaaatgttttatgacATTGTAGTTTGTGaatcattcagaaaaaaatataactaattttatgaaaatacttatatttaaaaatgtaatcgATCAAGTTAAATcattgtaccttttttttttttccctttttcaaaACAAATGCCCTTttggtaaatattttaaacagtcaGTGATATAATcagaacagagacacacaaatgAAAATATGACAAATTAATACAACAGATatactgtttgttgtttttttttatcataaacagcatatataaatcatacagtGGTTTTAAAATTTGGGTCGCAGGTAGAAAGCAGATACGTGTCTTTTCCCTTATGagaaaaaatgaatacaaactaTATTGCagctaattatatattttttgaataaaaataataataacaaattaacATGGTTTAGGCTTGTTAAGTACAAATTTACAGAACATCGATCAATACAAAACACAGCAGTgtcttaatgaaattaaaattagccAGTATTTGTATacctgtaaatgtacaaaacgAATGCAATACAGAAGGCAATGCATTAATATAGGGCATTTTTCAATAATATATAAGTAGATAAATTAACGATAaaattttccgcaccataacgcgcaccggattataaggcgcagtctcaattacggggtctatttctgtacttaacccatacataaggcgcaccgtattataaggcgcatgctaaaacatacggtctaaaaaaaaaaggtaacggaagcagaacagtgagtttagtttaactttattctactatttaacaatatacacgcattattttttaatcaatcttctcctacaaatccatcaaagtcctcatctgtGTCTGAATTGAACAGCTGAGCAATTTCGCCATCAAACATGCCGGGTTCCCTCTCATCATTGTCGGAGTCAGTCTCGTTGTCATGTGGCTGTTCAGCAATGATGCCGGCTTTCGTGAAAGCTCGGACAACAGGTAAAGCAGATACCTTAGCCTAGGCTTCCACAATACATTCACATATGGTGGCGTAACTCGCCCGGCGCCGTCTCCCagtcttaagccctattcggatgggatcagttttacgtggggacgtagagtaatgcaattttacctcaggacatctgtgatattggccaattcgcacgggacaagacatctcagtaaaactggcagaagtgggaggggtgactcgctttacgcaccacagtaacctgtATGAATGCttctatattcatttattttctaccgcttatccgaactattctggtcacagggagcctgtgcctatctcaggcgtcatcgggcatcaaggcaggatacaccctggacggagtgccaacccatcgcagggcacacacacactctcattcactcacacactatggacaattttccagagatgccaatcaacctaccatgcatgtctttggaccgggggaggaaaccggagtacccggaggaaacccccgaggtacggggagaacatgcaagctccacacacacacacaaggcggaggtgggaatcgaacccccaaccctggaggtgtgagtgtgtgtctgacagacaaagattattaaatattagattGATAGCAGTTATCTTATAGCATGAGTTTTAGCATTTGTGGCATGTGAAGTTTTATCATTTGAATGTATTTACTGAGTCTCTTTGCCATACTTGAAGCACAGAAATTTTATCTTAAAGTTTAgctgaatatttatatacatgtagTGTAATGTGCAGTCTCTACACACCCCGTGTCAAATTgtgttgttctttattttatagaatCTCCATCTCAAGGCCATGATGGTGTACAAATACCTCACGTTTGCGTAGCTGCATATTGTATatgattgtttttcactttctgTTGTATTCTATTGTAtcctaatttaaatattttgtatgcaaaatattaaaaactataCAATTTTTACCTCTGGTTTGAATAATTATACTAGAGTAGCAGTTGTGGCATGTGGAGCAAAAACAAGCTAAAGTTTAATCTGCATTAATCACCAATTTGCATTTTGTGAATAACTATTTGCTACTGATTCCCTTCACTTTTACTCATGCTCGGTTGAAATGTTCTGTTAAAGAAGCAATTCATGGCAAACCCAAACcaatatttgtaattttttttactattgacCTCAGATATAGCATCTAAAGTCATGTGTGTATACAGCCAAGGCATTAGCAATTATgctaatattcaattcaatttgtttatttgtgtagcgctttttacaatagacattgtctcaaagcagctttacagaacataaacatagagcagaaggtaaacagaaggaataatataaagaatgaatataaaaaataaataaattatatatatatatacatacacacccatccGAGGGTTGTCCCCCCATCCGACGATTGTCCCCcccaaaatattatttaaaaaatattgcactatctattgtgaaaaatatatgtatgtataactaaataattgtgtaagtagaaggaaaaaaaacgttAAAAATTGCATTTATAAACAGtagagccccccccccctcacagtggtttgacccactgcctgctttcccagtacatctcacctactctgcacacacacgagtcaggtgtgtggctgcggctcagttaatgttaaactccattaagtagaggattttatttactttaaataaagcaattctctttaatgtagttgtgGCAAAAACGCTGATTACTGATGTAATTTTCCACGAATCTgttatattagcgattaaaatattacttatctagttaacgttagcttgtttacaatagcttgttgtaACTAACACCCCAAAGCCGTTTcacatgcattgttttatttgggacgacttggcataatgttaacttaacattaacggccacaattagcatattgtttagttGTGcgtttactaaatgagcactgtgaaatttacgcccatggtcaagtgtcacgcattgagagtgacagtcacacatttcgGTCTTTTCACACGTTCTCCCgacacacattgtatttcttacacagaaaaactttttgactatttatcatatatttaataagccacagcgcccaaaatgtatcagtccgcacggctgtctctatggaaccgggcaggaaccaagcagttcttagtcgagcctgacacttatcagctaatcaaaaaaagaggctacacaatagccaatcagaaaatagcactgttgtatatgggtaagatttaacgcaacaaccaatgaaaaaaaaaagacacattcattagtgagggtattttcgatggtcggtttgaacaaaacctcaacacgaaacagtttgtctctggacaggacattgtcctcaatcatgaccctaaatatgtctgggcttgtgctgaactgttttatatgggagcaacattacaaatgataaaggagtccaaaaaggcaacaaacacttacaataaacaccaccatcataatctcaatctctctctctctctctctctctctctctctctctctctctctctctcactgtcacacaca
Protein-coding regions in this window:
- the LOC113648235 gene encoding uncharacterized protein LOC113648235, coding for MADSQEDKLYKAEYAKSGRASCKKCKKDSLRMAIMVQSPKFDGKVPHWHHFSCFWLRAAVQSSSDISGFTDLRSEDQEKVKKAIESGGSVGGKADRKGAGKGEKSLNDSAVEYAKSNRSTCKGCDQKIEKASLIHHRSPAVSNSEQLSGLTRRLVDLEAKVGLLEARLNERSHPPTADKSTATDSPVDVLPTPVKPRTECQQATHIHPSGHGEFSLTNGHLDIDSLSFPSAVSTPCIDRTRPADITVDSFDRTRPANIIKDTPDRTRPADIIVDTPDRTRPADIIVDSPDRNRPADIIEDSVDRTGPADITEDSAYLLACYSPVLEMYNRSQQSPSAMSSFCLRLPETPKKSVRRSLMGVILDDVTLNHVSLEVEKQLYVDATGSDGTPRADRFAASLFKRLIPLTVYHDWVGSVNYDGKRGKNALPRNVRQAISDAIARKFHPASCDWKLIRDRINELLRKKRLSFPLF